In Pyxidicoccus trucidator, a single genomic region encodes these proteins:
- a CDS encoding SCP2 sterol-binding domain-containing protein: MPKFPSKEWLDEAVRLTNEDPECVVAGKGWKGDFGAIIEAEPGKLAKTFVVHVVPGDCRIEKARVLADPDDLDELEPVYLARAPYSVWKQLLTGTLDPVEAVLKRRISMKGDLQPLIERMKYKGIADRVFAKLQTQYIDEP; encoded by the coding sequence ATGCCGAAGTTCCCGTCGAAGGAGTGGTTGGACGAGGCCGTTCGTCTCACCAATGAGGACCCCGAGTGCGTCGTGGCCGGCAAGGGCTGGAAGGGCGACTTCGGAGCCATCATCGAGGCCGAGCCGGGCAAGCTGGCGAAGACCTTCGTGGTGCACGTCGTCCCCGGCGACTGCCGCATCGAGAAGGCCCGCGTGCTGGCGGATCCGGATGACCTGGACGAGCTGGAGCCCGTCTATCTGGCGCGCGCCCCGTACTCGGTCTGGAAGCAGCTGCTGACCGGCACGTTGGATCCGGTGGAGGCGGTGCTCAAGCGCCGCATCTCCATGAAGGGCGACCTGCAGCCGCTCATCGAGCGGATGAAGTACAAGGGCATCGCCGACCGGGTCTTCGCGAAGCTGCAGACGCAGTACATCGACGAGCCGTGA
- a CDS encoding Hsp70 family protein yields the protein MADRPRIVGIDLGTTNTLVASVRNRIPKIVPTDRGNLTLPSVVALSSRGDLMVGGVAKDQMVTNPHNTLWGTKRLIGRKFNSKVVEDLKGYFPYDIVEGPNGDAAVMLGGKLYSLPHVSSFVLGQVKTIAEQFLGGPIDAAVISVPAYYNDNQRNAVKEAGRLAGFDVKRIVNEPTAAALAYGFNRGLDQKVLVYDLGGGTFDVSVLHLAGNVFEVLATGGDTFLGGTDFDNRIMEYVLERFREENKVDLTENPIALQRIKNAAEAAKIDLTLIPNVVIDLPFIDERKGKPLDLRIPLTREFLNSLSGDLVDRTFDICDRVLEEKGISRAEIDEIILVGGQSRMPLVQQKIQAHFGKAPRKGVHPDECVALGAALLGDSLGSIDAVTLLDALSMPIGYAMPNGRVKRIIEKNSLIPLVKSFRLPPPKEPGSPFIELDIYQGDSDMLVDNEYLGTVRVPAAAAGRKIDFRLTEECLLQVTVEEASGMRKVDLATRDTPEQLKRALQEAAARNPQQGPTASSGSDNGGLLSRIGSIFRRG from the coding sequence ATGGCGGACAGACCTCGCATCGTCGGGATTGACCTGGGCACCACCAACACGTTGGTGGCCTCCGTGCGCAACCGCATCCCGAAGATCGTCCCCACGGATCGCGGCAACCTGACCCTTCCGTCCGTGGTCGCCCTGTCGTCCCGTGGCGACCTGATGGTGGGCGGGGTGGCCAAGGATCAGATGGTCACCAACCCCCACAACACCCTCTGGGGGACGAAGCGGCTGATCGGCCGGAAGTTCAACTCCAAGGTGGTGGAGGACCTCAAGGGGTACTTCCCCTACGACATCGTCGAGGGCCCCAACGGGGACGCGGCGGTGATGCTGGGTGGCAAGCTGTACTCGCTGCCCCATGTGTCCAGCTTCGTGCTGGGCCAGGTGAAGACCATCGCCGAGCAGTTCCTGGGCGGCCCCATCGACGCGGCGGTCATCTCCGTCCCGGCCTACTACAACGACAACCAGCGCAACGCGGTGAAGGAGGCCGGCCGGCTGGCGGGCTTCGACGTGAAGCGCATCGTCAACGAGCCCACCGCGGCGGCGCTGGCCTACGGCTTCAACCGCGGCCTGGACCAGAAGGTCCTCGTCTATGACCTGGGCGGCGGCACGTTCGACGTGTCCGTGCTGCATTTGGCCGGCAACGTCTTCGAGGTGCTCGCCACCGGCGGTGACACCTTCCTGGGCGGCACGGACTTCGACAACCGCATCATGGAGTATGTGCTGGAGCGCTTCCGCGAGGAGAACAAGGTCGACCTCACGGAGAACCCCATCGCCCTCCAGCGCATCAAGAACGCGGCGGAAGCGGCGAAGATCGACCTCACGCTCATCCCCAACGTCGTCATCGACCTGCCCTTCATCGACGAGCGCAAGGGCAAGCCGCTGGATCTGCGCATCCCCCTGACGCGAGAGTTCCTCAACAGCCTCTCCGGCGACCTGGTGGACCGCACCTTCGACATCTGCGACCGGGTGCTGGAGGAGAAGGGCATCTCCCGCGCGGAGATCGACGAGATCATCCTCGTCGGCGGCCAGAGCCGCATGCCCCTGGTGCAGCAGAAGATTCAAGCGCACTTCGGCAAGGCCCCGCGCAAGGGCGTCCACCCGGACGAGTGCGTGGCGCTGGGCGCGGCGCTGCTGGGCGACTCGCTGGGCAGCATCGACGCGGTGACGCTGCTGGATGCGCTGTCCATGCCCATCGGCTACGCGATGCCCAACGGCCGCGTGAAGCGCATCATCGAGAAGAACTCGCTCATCCCGCTGGTGAAGAGCTTCCGCCTGCCTCCGCCGAAGGAGCCGGGCTCGCCCTTCATCGAGCTGGACATCTACCAGGGCGACAGCGACATGCTGGTGGACAACGAGTACCTGGGCACCGTGCGCGTACCGGCCGCCGCCGCGGGCCGGAAGATCGACTTCCGCCTCACCGAGGAGTGTCTGCTCCAGGTGACGGTGGAAGAGGCCAGTGGCATGCGCAAGGTGGACCTCGCCACGCGTGACACGCCGGAGCAGCTGAAGCGGGCGCTCCAGGAAGCCGCCGCGCGCAACCCGCAGCAGGGCCCCACGGCCAGCAGCGGCAGCGACAATGGCGGGCTCCTGTCCAGGATCGGGAGCATCTTCCGGAGGGGCTAG
- a CDS encoding ATP-dependent helicase, whose protein sequence is MATRSYTLKVAPAKPSSRIDYAALLNEEQLAAVEAGEGPVLVIAGAGSGKTRTLTFRVARLLERGVPPEGILLLTFTNKAAREMTRRVEELAGSFADVKRILGGTFHHAAHVLLRQHAGALGFSPNFTVLDREDSRDLMVTCIAERKLKSDKRFPRPELVLELVSMATNLQQPVSQVLVDRRPQFLPLAPEVLATGARYQQRKAQMHLMDFDDLLLHLKRLLTQHADIRAQLTERFRCVLVDEYQDTNRLQGDLVDLLAGERKDLTVVGDDCQSIYSFRGADFTNIIGFPERYPGCAVFTLTRNYRSTPEILRLANVSISRNERQFPKELTAARPSGVMPVVVPTKDAAEQATFVAQRVLELRDEGLSLEAMAVLYRAHSHSLELQLELARRGIPFRVRSGVRFFEQSHVKDVLAHLRLVNNPADELAFKRVVRRVPGVGPATTEHLWTSLRALPEGTPLAEGLAHGDVRAHVPRKGQKGFQRFSDLMLRLTRPEGLRTPGALIEDVLAGGYAEYLKAEFAAEELREEDLRQLAEFASRFEDLPRFLSEIALVAEFAAGEALGADAPDEYLTLSTVHQAKGLEWRAVFVLWLADGRFPLSLATRSPEEEEEERRLFYVAMTRARDELALVYPLTVLPRDGERILLRVSRFIEELPVGAEAPYDRLVLASVEALELALPRGETPVVPTEGAAEPPPGDPDPGD, encoded by the coding sequence ATGGCCACTCGCTCGTACACCCTCAAGGTCGCCCCCGCGAAGCCGTCGTCGCGGATCGACTACGCCGCCCTCCTCAACGAGGAGCAGCTCGCGGCGGTGGAGGCGGGGGAGGGGCCGGTGCTCGTCATCGCCGGCGCGGGCTCGGGCAAGACGCGCACGCTCACCTTCCGCGTGGCCCGCCTGCTGGAGCGCGGCGTGCCGCCGGAGGGCATCCTCCTGCTCACCTTCACCAACAAGGCCGCCCGGGAGATGACGCGGCGGGTGGAGGAGCTGGCCGGCTCCTTCGCGGACGTGAAGCGCATCCTCGGCGGCACCTTCCACCACGCCGCGCACGTGCTGCTGCGCCAGCATGCGGGCGCGCTGGGCTTCTCCCCCAACTTCACCGTGCTGGACCGCGAGGACTCGCGCGACCTCATGGTGACGTGCATCGCCGAGCGCAAGCTCAAGAGCGACAAGCGCTTCCCCCGCCCGGAGCTGGTGCTGGAGCTGGTGTCCATGGCCACCAACCTCCAGCAGCCCGTGTCCCAGGTGCTGGTGGACCGCCGCCCCCAGTTCCTCCCGCTGGCCCCCGAGGTGCTCGCCACCGGTGCGCGCTACCAGCAGCGCAAGGCGCAGATGCACCTGATGGACTTCGATGATCTGCTGCTCCACCTGAAGCGGCTGCTCACCCAGCACGCCGACATCCGGGCCCAGCTCACCGAGCGCTTCCGCTGCGTCCTCGTGGACGAGTACCAGGACACCAACCGGCTCCAGGGCGACCTCGTGGACCTGCTCGCCGGGGAGCGCAAGGACCTGACGGTGGTGGGCGACGACTGCCAGTCCATCTACAGCTTCCGGGGCGCGGACTTCACCAACATCATCGGCTTCCCCGAGCGCTACCCCGGCTGCGCCGTCTTCACGCTCACGCGCAACTACCGCTCCACCCCCGAAATCCTCCGGCTGGCCAACGTCTCCATCTCCCGGAACGAGCGGCAGTTCCCCAAGGAGCTGACCGCCGCGCGCCCCTCGGGCGTCATGCCCGTCGTCGTGCCCACGAAGGACGCCGCCGAGCAGGCCACCTTCGTGGCCCAGCGCGTCCTCGAGCTGCGCGACGAGGGCCTGTCGCTGGAGGCCATGGCCGTCCTCTACCGCGCCCACAGCCACTCCCTGGAGCTGCAGCTGGAGCTGGCGCGCCGGGGCATCCCCTTCCGGGTGCGCTCCGGGGTGCGCTTCTTCGAGCAGTCCCACGTCAAGGACGTGCTGGCCCACCTCCGGCTGGTGAACAACCCCGCGGACGAGCTCGCCTTCAAGCGGGTGGTGCGGCGGGTGCCCGGCGTGGGCCCCGCGACGACGGAGCATCTGTGGACGTCCCTGCGCGCGCTGCCGGAGGGCACGCCCCTGGCGGAGGGGCTGGCCCATGGCGACGTCCGCGCGCACGTGCCGCGCAAGGGCCAGAAGGGGTTCCAGCGCTTCTCGGACCTGATGCTCCGACTGACCCGGCCGGAGGGGCTGCGCACTCCCGGGGCGCTGATTGAAGACGTGCTGGCAGGTGGGTACGCGGAGTACCTCAAGGCGGAGTTCGCCGCGGAGGAGCTGCGGGAGGAGGACCTCCGCCAGCTCGCGGAGTTCGCCAGCCGCTTCGAGGACCTGCCCCGCTTCCTGTCCGAAATCGCCCTGGTGGCGGAGTTCGCCGCGGGGGAGGCCCTGGGGGCGGACGCCCCGGACGAGTACCTGACGCTGTCCACCGTGCACCAGGCCAAGGGGCTGGAGTGGCGGGCCGTCTTCGTCCTCTGGCTGGCCGACGGCCGCTTCCCCCTGTCGCTGGCCACCCGGTCGCCCGAGGAGGAAGAGGAGGAGCGCCGCCTTTTCTACGTGGCCATGACGCGGGCCCGGGACGAGCTGGCGCTGGTGTACCCCCTGACAGTGCTGCCCCGGGACGGGGAGCGCATCCTCCTGCGGGTGTCCCGGTTCATCGAGGAGCTGCCGGTGGGGGCGGAGGCGCCCTATGATCGGCTCGTCCTGGCCTCCGTCGAGGCGCTGGAGCTGGCCCTGCCCCGGGGGGAGACTCCGGTCGTCCCCACCGAGGGGGCGGCCGAGCCCCCGCCGGGCGACCCGGACCCGGGGGACTGA
- a CDS encoding HEAT repeat domain-containing protein encodes MAPLRRALAVLLLATGCISSPYTRAASTDTVEAYRAFLRENPTHPDTDAAQARLAELEFEDAKRLHTVIAYKRYLEAYPDEAPSRTAKTLLEGLRFNAAKEADTVAAWRQFLQEHPDGSQRDEAKRLLSEAESRELANTEDPTKLADYLKAAPDDPRRQEVESRLDGQAFAQAKASGAMKLFAYLKDFPAGAHREEARALLLELEVEGLLVSGLVDEAEARVKAHPLGPKLTGFPARLAQTRAERAALARPEPLVQASHVGHYLRDLEDLKRALVAPDALDRWQAAEELGQHVSVRALDPLLNALRAARNPLIRQHALESLRTVLSALPRPVAEYEVASRLETLRERATSSELYLTVAVLLDLSGRLAQASTEYQRAVDGGAPDPVVLRRWVQIREQRGQHFSSAVAARQLALWALEVANEEPVTSEGRMPLGTARQLCAAAVNARFAAESIARARAASSEFAEDLAEFDRRAAEAKRLSEARLADAELLLREQSPGVRTCADQGVRERLDGAVKERTAALEAVGTKLPQQVSRLLLELARERDPSPQVRAAASARLTALKPVP; translated from the coding sequence ATGGCCCCCCTTCGTCGAGCCCTCGCCGTCCTGCTGCTGGCCACCGGCTGCATCTCCTCGCCCTACACGCGCGCCGCGAGCACCGACACCGTGGAGGCGTACCGGGCGTTCCTCCGGGAGAATCCCACGCACCCGGACACCGACGCCGCCCAGGCGCGGCTGGCGGAGCTGGAGTTCGAGGACGCCAAGCGGCTGCACACGGTGATTGCCTACAAGCGCTATTTGGAGGCGTACCCGGACGAGGCGCCCTCGCGCACCGCGAAGACGCTGCTGGAGGGCCTGCGCTTCAACGCCGCGAAGGAGGCCGACACCGTGGCCGCCTGGCGCCAGTTCCTCCAGGAGCACCCGGACGGCTCCCAGCGCGACGAGGCGAAGCGCCTGCTGTCCGAGGCCGAGTCTCGCGAACTGGCGAACACCGAGGACCCGACGAAGCTGGCCGACTACCTGAAGGCCGCACCGGATGATCCGCGCCGCCAGGAGGTGGAGTCGCGGCTGGACGGCCAGGCCTTCGCGCAGGCGAAGGCGTCGGGCGCGATGAAGCTCTTCGCGTACCTCAAGGACTTCCCGGCCGGCGCCCACCGCGAGGAGGCGCGCGCCCTGCTGCTGGAGCTGGAGGTGGAGGGGCTGCTCGTCTCCGGGCTGGTGGACGAGGCCGAGGCGCGAGTGAAGGCGCACCCGCTGGGGCCGAAGCTGACGGGCTTCCCAGCACGCCTGGCCCAGACCCGCGCCGAGCGCGCCGCCCTGGCCCGCCCCGAGCCGCTCGTCCAGGCCTCGCATGTGGGCCACTACCTGCGCGACTTGGAAGACCTGAAGCGCGCGCTGGTGGCGCCGGACGCGCTGGACCGCTGGCAGGCGGCGGAGGAGCTGGGGCAGCACGTCTCCGTGCGCGCGTTGGATCCACTGCTGAACGCGCTGCGCGCCGCCCGCAACCCGCTGATCCGCCAGCACGCGCTGGAGTCCCTGCGCACGGTGCTCTCGGCGCTGCCGCGCCCGGTGGCGGAGTACGAGGTGGCCTCTCGCCTGGAGACGCTGCGCGAGCGGGCGACGAGCTCGGAGCTGTACCTCACGGTGGCGGTGCTGCTGGACCTGTCCGGTCGGCTCGCCCAGGCGTCCACGGAGTACCAGCGCGCCGTGGACGGAGGCGCGCCGGATCCGGTGGTGCTGCGCCGCTGGGTGCAGATTCGCGAGCAGCGCGGCCAGCACTTCTCCTCGGCGGTGGCGGCGCGGCAGCTCGCGCTCTGGGCACTGGAGGTGGCGAACGAGGAGCCCGTCACGTCCGAGGGCCGCATGCCCCTGGGGACCGCGCGGCAGCTCTGCGCGGCGGCCGTCAACGCGCGCTTCGCGGCGGAGTCCATCGCCCGCGCCCGCGCGGCCAGTTCCGAGTTCGCCGAGGACCTGGCCGAGTTCGACCGCAGGGCGGCCGAGGCGAAGCGGCTGTCCGAGGCCCGGCTGGCGGACGCGGAGCTGCTCCTGCGCGAGCAGTCACCCGGTGTCCGCACCTGCGCCGACCAGGGCGTGCGTGAGCGGCTGGACGGCGCGGTGAAGGAGCGCACCGCGGCGCTGGAGGCGGTGGGGACGAAGCTGCCCCAGCAGGTTTCGCGACTGCTGCTCGAGCTGGCGAGGGAGCGGGATCCATCCCCCCAGGTCCGCGCGGCGGCGTCGGCCCGGCTGACCGCCCTGAAGCCCGTGCCCTGA
- a CDS encoding CHAP domain-containing protein, with translation MRSVALIGTLAVLATGCATSGAPLEPWLDSYSLRYRSASPPAFPREALSSPVVATKKARTPPRTEVSSREDRAGAQAKPVASRAPKKPSVTRATTSTRPTPQSTNPRETVLATARALVGKQQVTLNGRKYPSDCTGLIEGVYAQAGVTFKGTLKPGDNGVTALYRHARAKGRVFTEGRPVPGDLVFFRETYDQNRDGRRNDGLTHVGIVDDVAADGTVTVIHRVRRGVVRYRMNLDRPHLPRDPKTGQALNDFLRHPGPNREPVLTGQLFSSYGSVLPSAPVKTKPVPVALR, from the coding sequence ATGAGGTCGGTTGCGCTGATCGGAACCCTCGCGGTGCTGGCGACGGGGTGTGCCACCTCGGGCGCGCCCCTGGAGCCCTGGCTGGACTCCTACAGCCTGCGCTACCGCTCCGCCTCTCCGCCCGCCTTCCCGCGCGAAGCGCTCTCCAGCCCGGTGGTCGCCACGAAGAAGGCGCGGACGCCTCCGAGGACCGAAGTGTCCTCGCGAGAGGACCGGGCCGGTGCCCAGGCGAAGCCGGTGGCCTCCCGCGCGCCCAAGAAGCCCTCCGTCACCCGCGCCACGACGTCCACGCGCCCCACCCCGCAGTCCACCAACCCACGCGAGACGGTGCTCGCCACGGCGCGCGCGCTGGTGGGCAAGCAGCAGGTGACGCTCAACGGGCGCAAGTATCCCTCCGACTGCACCGGCCTCATCGAGGGCGTCTATGCCCAGGCCGGCGTCACCTTCAAGGGGACGCTCAAGCCCGGCGACAACGGCGTCACCGCGCTCTACCGCCACGCCCGCGCGAAGGGCCGCGTCTTCACGGAGGGCCGGCCCGTGCCCGGCGACCTCGTGTTCTTCCGCGAGACGTACGACCAGAACCGGGACGGCCGGCGCAACGATGGACTCACCCACGTGGGCATCGTCGACGACGTGGCCGCGGATGGCACCGTCACCGTCATCCACCGCGTGCGCCGGGGCGTCGTGCGCTACCGGATGAACCTCGACCGCCCCCACCTGCCGAGAGATCCGAAGACGGGCCAGGCGCTCAACGACTTTCTGCGCCACCCCGGCCCCAACCGCGAGCCCGTGCTCACCGGCCAGCTCTTCTCCTCGTATGGCAGCGTGCTGCCCTCGGCCCCGGTCAAGACGAAGCCGGTGCCGGTGGCGCTTCGCTGA
- a CDS encoding glycosyltransferase family 2 protein yields the protein MAEVFFWCAALLLVHTYFLYPLCLFVLDGAAQVAQNIRAMRGSGVRRQEARAAGPKSSVSLVVAAYNEVSCIQQKLENSLALKYPAEKFEVLIGSDGSSDGTDDIVRNCSDERVRLSPAPRAGKTTVLNRCIPMARGDIVVLSDANTMIEPEAIERLVRHFDDPEVGAVCGKLKLYNPTKQDYEESAYWSYESLIKMYEGRRGAVVGANGGLYAIRRTLFTELPPSTIVDDFVIPLRILEKGYKVVYEEQAVAHEETTEDYGKEFGRRARIAAGNFQSLRMVPGLLLPTAGFPAFAFWSHKLLRWCAPALMGLALLANVFLLDSMFYRFTLFGQALFYALAYLGKTGVLKRGTSKRVASVAYYFVTMNLAIVVGFWRFLRNTQRAAWDRTARA from the coding sequence ATGGCGGAGGTCTTCTTCTGGTGTGCCGCGCTGCTGCTCGTGCACACGTACTTTCTCTACCCGTTGTGCCTGTTCGTGCTGGATGGGGCGGCGCAGGTGGCCCAGAACATCCGGGCGATGAGGGGCAGTGGGGTGCGCCGGCAGGAGGCGCGTGCGGCCGGGCCGAAGAGCTCGGTCAGCCTGGTGGTCGCGGCGTACAACGAGGTGTCCTGCATCCAGCAGAAGCTGGAGAACAGCCTCGCGCTGAAGTACCCGGCGGAGAAGTTCGAGGTGCTGATCGGCTCGGACGGCTCCTCTGACGGCACGGATGACATCGTTCGCAACTGCTCGGATGAGCGGGTTCGCCTGTCCCCCGCGCCACGCGCGGGCAAGACGACGGTGCTCAACCGCTGCATTCCCATGGCCAGGGGCGACATCGTGGTCCTCTCGGACGCGAACACGATGATCGAACCGGAGGCCATTGAACGGCTCGTGCGCCACTTCGATGACCCGGAGGTGGGCGCCGTCTGCGGGAAGCTCAAGCTCTACAATCCGACGAAGCAGGACTACGAGGAGAGCGCGTACTGGAGCTACGAGTCCCTCATCAAGATGTACGAGGGGCGGCGCGGCGCGGTGGTGGGCGCCAACGGAGGGCTCTACGCCATCCGCCGCACGCTGTTCACGGAGCTGCCGCCGTCCACCATCGTCGACGACTTCGTGATTCCGCTGCGCATCCTGGAGAAGGGCTACAAGGTCGTCTACGAGGAGCAGGCGGTTGCTCACGAGGAGACGACGGAGGACTACGGCAAGGAGTTCGGCCGCCGGGCGCGCATCGCCGCCGGCAACTTCCAGAGCCTCCGCATGGTGCCGGGCCTGCTGCTGCCGACCGCTGGCTTCCCCGCGTTCGCCTTCTGGTCCCACAAGCTGCTGCGCTGGTGCGCGCCCGCGCTGATGGGCCTGGCGCTGCTGGCCAACGTGTTCCTGCTCGACAGCATGTTCTACCGCTTCACCCTCTTCGGGCAGGCGCTGTTCTACGCGCTGGCCTACTTGGGGAAGACGGGCGTGCTGAAGCGGGGCACGTCGAAGCGGGTGGCCTCGGTGGCCTACTACTTCGTCACGATGAACCTGGCCATCGTCGTGGGCTTCTGGCGCTTCCTGCGCAACACGCAGCGCGCCGCGTGGGACCGCACCGCTCGCGCCTGA
- a CDS encoding ComEA family DNA-binding protein, whose product MAGRTAALAAVALGLMGLGAVARLQWPDSAPALDCAPEAVRIRADGVAICGDGLAPSGAQALSLGRRLDLNTATAEELALLPGVGPALARRLVEAREATGRFASWDEVDAVSGVGAAKLQTLQAATSLGAASDAGPVW is encoded by the coding sequence GTGGCGGGCCGCACCGCCGCGCTCGCCGCCGTCGCGCTGGGGTTGATGGGGCTGGGCGCCGTGGCCCGCTTGCAATGGCCCGACTCCGCCCCGGCGCTGGACTGCGCGCCGGAGGCGGTGCGGATCCGCGCGGATGGCGTGGCCATCTGTGGCGATGGGCTCGCGCCCTCGGGTGCGCAGGCCCTGTCGCTCGGCCGGCGGTTGGACCTGAACACCGCCACGGCGGAGGAGCTTGCCCTCCTGCCGGGCGTGGGACCTGCCCTGGCCCGGCGCCTCGTCGAGGCCCGCGAGGCCACCGGGCGGTTCGCGAGCTGGGACGAGGTGGACGCCGTCTCCGGCGTCGGTGCTGCCAAGTTGCAGACCCTCCAGGCGGCCACGTCGCTGGGAGCTGCTTCCGACGCTGGGCCCGTGTGGTAA
- a CDS encoding aspartate kinase → MALIVQKYGGTSVGSVDRIKNVALRCLAAQEAGHDVVVVVSAMSGETNRLLKLVAQITDRPDEREQDVIVATGEQVSIGLVALAIQAQQGKATSFLGHQVRIVTDSTFSKARIKSIDAQPIRAALDKGHIVVVAGFQGVDEEGSVTTLGRGGSDTTAVAVAAALQADACEIYTDVDGVYTTDPNMVPAARKLDRITYEEMLELASVGAKVLQIRSVEFAMKYKVPLWVKSSFTDDPGTLVCEEDKSMEDVLVRGVAYDRNEAKITVCGVPDVPGAAAKIFGALDEKHIVVDLIVQNPARDGRTDLTFTVGKTDFAKAQDVVKGVAQDIQAAGIETDDNVAKVSIVGVGMRNHSGVAARMFQALSSEGINIQMISTSEIKVSCVIHAKYTELAVRALHTAFGLDQPLPPEGVATVSETAALMGEKV, encoded by the coding sequence GTGGCATTGATCGTCCAGAAGTATGGCGGTACCTCGGTGGGAAGCGTCGACCGCATCAAGAACGTGGCCCTCCGCTGCCTGGCAGCCCAGGAGGCGGGCCATGACGTGGTGGTCGTCGTCTCCGCCATGTCCGGAGAGACCAACCGCCTGTTGAAACTCGTGGCGCAGATCACCGATCGGCCCGACGAGCGCGAGCAGGACGTCATCGTCGCCACCGGGGAACAGGTGTCCATCGGCCTCGTGGCCCTGGCCATCCAGGCCCAGCAGGGCAAGGCGACCAGCTTCCTCGGCCACCAGGTCCGCATCGTCACCGACAGCACCTTCTCGAAGGCCCGCATCAAGAGCATCGACGCGCAGCCCATCCGCGCCGCCCTGGACAAGGGCCACATCGTCGTGGTGGCCGGCTTCCAGGGCGTGGACGAGGAGGGCAGCGTCACCACGCTGGGCCGGGGCGGCTCGGATACCACTGCGGTGGCGGTGGCTGCGGCGCTGCAGGCGGATGCCTGCGAAATCTATACGGACGTGGACGGCGTCTACACCACCGACCCCAACATGGTCCCCGCCGCGCGCAAGCTGGACCGCATCACCTACGAGGAGATGCTCGAGCTGGCCAGCGTGGGGGCCAAGGTGCTGCAGATCCGCTCCGTCGAATTCGCCATGAAGTACAAGGTGCCGCTCTGGGTGAAGTCGTCCTTCACCGATGACCCCGGCACACTCGTGTGTGAGGAGGACAAGTCCATGGAGGACGTGCTGGTCCGAGGAGTCGCCTACGACCGCAACGAGGCGAAGATCACCGTGTGCGGAGTTCCGGATGTGCCGGGCGCGGCGGCGAAGATCTTCGGAGCGCTCGACGAGAAGCACATCGTGGTGGACCTCATCGTCCAGAACCCGGCGCGGGATGGCCGGACGGACCTGACCTTCACGGTGGGCAAGACGGACTTCGCCAAGGCGCAAGACGTGGTGAAGGGCGTCGCCCAGGACATCCAGGCCGCGGGCATCGAGACGGACGACAACGTCGCGAAGGTGTCCATCGTCGGCGTGGGCATGCGCAACCACTCGGGCGTGGCGGCGCGCATGTTCCAGGCGCTGTCCTCGGAGGGCATCAACATCCAGATGATCTCCACGTCGGAGATCAAGGTGTCGTGTGTGATCCACGCCAAGTACACGGAGCTGGCCGTGCGCGCGCTGCACACCGCGTTCGGGCTGGATCAGCCGCTGCCTCCCGAGGGCGTGGCCACCGTCTCCGAGACGGCCGCCCTCATGGGCGAGAAGGTCTGA